The following coding sequences are from one Vicugna pacos chromosome 19, VicPac4, whole genome shotgun sequence window:
- the ADIG gene encoding adipogenin → MKYPLVPLVNELTFSFLVFWLCLPVGLLLFLLTAWLRFLLSQDSEENDSDLCLDWEPWSKGPAEFCQEETPHSQEEGRPCC, encoded by the exons ATGAAGTACCCTCTGGTGCCGCTGGTGAATGAGCTGACGTTTTCTTTCCTGGTGTTCTGGCTCTGCCTGCCCGTGGGCTTGCTGCTGTTCCTGCTCACTGCGTGGCTGCGCTTCCTCCTCAGCCAAG ATTCAGAGGAAAATGACTCAGACTTATGCTTGGATTGGGAGCCCTGGAGCAAAGGCCCTGCCGAGTTCTGTCAGGAGGAGACACCCCACAGCCAAGAGGAGGGGAGGCCCTGCTGCTGA